A window of Streptomyces sp. NBC_01241 genomic DNA:
ACCTTGCCGGTCCCGATCGCCCAGACCGGCTCGTACGCGATCACGATCGACTCGGCCAGCTCGGCGGGAACGTCCTTGAGACCGCCGTCGACCTGCGCAAGCGTGTGCGCGACATGGTTGCCCGCCTCGCGGACCTCCAGCTCCTCGCCGACACAGAGGATCGGGGTCAGGCCGTGCTTGAAGGCGGCCTTCACCTTGGCGTTGCAGAGCTCGTCGGTCTCGCCGTGGTACTGGCGGCGCTCGCTGTGGCCGACGGCGACATAGGTGCACTTCAGCTTGGCGAGCATCGGGCCGGAGATCTCACCGGTGTACGCGCCGGAGTCGTGCGCCGAGATGTCCTGGGCGCCGTACTTGATCTTCAGCTTGTCGCCTTCGATCAGCGTCTGGACGGAGCGCAGATCGGTGAAGGGCGGCAGGACGGCGACCTCTACGGCGTCGTAGTCCTTGTCGGTCAGCGCGAAGCCGAGCTTCTGGGTGTGGGCGATGGCCTCGAGGTGGTTGAGGTTCATCTTCCAGTTGCCCGCCATCAGCGGGGTACGGATGGTCATGAAAGGTCAGTCCTCCAGTGCGGCCAGGCCGGGAAGCGTCTTGCCCTCGAGGTATTCGAGGCTGGCGCCGCCACCGGTCGAGATGTGTCCGAATGCGTTCTCGTCGAAGCCCAGGATGCGGACGGCAGCGGCGGAGTCGCCACCACCGACCACACTGAAGCCCGAGGAGTCCACGAGGGCCTGGGCGACGGCCCGGGTGCCCTCGGCGTAGTCGGGGTGCTCGAAGACGCCCATCGGGCCGTTCCAGAAGACGGTGACGGCGTCGGCGAGCTTCGAGGCGTACAGCTTGTTGGTCTCGGGGCCGTTGTCCAGGCCCATGAAACCGACGGGGATCGCGTCCGCGGGTACGGTGCGGTGCTCGGTCGGCGCCTTGGTCCTGAGGTCCGGGAACTGCTCGGAGACCACGACGTCGACGGGGAGCACGAACTCCACGCCCTTCGCCTCGGCGCGCTCGAGGTACTCCAGCACCGCCGGGATCTGGTCCTCCTGGAGGAGGGAGCTGCCGACCTCGTGGCCCTGGGCCTTGAGGAAGGTGTACGCCATGCCGCCGCCGATGAGGATGCGGTCGGCGCGCTCCAGCAGGTGGTCGATCACGCCGAGCTTGTCGGAGACCTTCGAGCCGCCGAGCACGACGGCGTACGGGCGCTCGACGCTCTCGGTGAGCTTCTTCAGGACGCCGACCTCGGTGGCGATCAGGTCGCCGGCGGCGTGCGGCAGCCGGGCCGGGAGGTCGAACACCGAGGCGTGCTTGCGGTGTACGGCTCCGAAGCCGTCGCCCACGTACACATCGGCGAGTTCGGCGAGCCGGTCGGCGAACGCGCCGCGCTCGGCGTCGTCCTTCGACGTCTCACCGGGATTGAAGCGGAGATTCTCGATGACGGCGACCTTGCCGTCGGTGAGCGCGGCGACCGTGGCGCGGGCGGACTCGCCGACGGTATCGGTCGCGAACGCCACGTCCGCGCCGATGAGTTCACCGAGACGGGCGGCGGCGGGGGCCAGGGAGAAGGCGGGGTCCGGGGCACCCTTGGGGCGGCCCAGGTGCGAGGCGACAATGATCCGCGCACCGGCCGCGGCGAGCTTCTCCACGGTCGGCCGGACGGCGCGGATGCGGCCGTCGTCGGTGATGGTGGTGCCGCTCAGCGGCACGTTGAGGTCGGCGCGGACGAATACGCGCTTGCCGGTGACCCCTTCGGCGAGAAGTTCGTCGATCGTCTTCATCTTGCTGGACTCCTTGAGAGGACGAGAGGGCATGCAACGGGGCTCGAACGGCGCCGCGTTGCGCCTTTCGAGCCCCGTGCTCACTTCGAGGTGCCTGCCGATCCGACGGTCAGAGCTGGCTGCCGACGAACACGGTCAGGTCGACGAGGCGGTTGGAGTAGCCCCACTCGTTGTCGTACCAGCCGATGACCTTGACCTGCGTGCCCTCTGCCATGGTCAGCAGGGAGTCGAAGGTGCAGGAGGCCGGGTCCGAGACGATGTCCGAGGACACGATCGGGTCCTGGGTGTAGGCCAGCTTGCCCTTGAGCGGGCCTTCCTCGGCGGCCTTCTGGAACGCGGCGTTGACCTCGTCGCGGGTCACCTCGCGCTCCAGCGTGATGACCAGGTCGGTGACCGAACCGGTCGGGACCGGGACGCGCATCGCCATGCCGTCGAGCTTGCCCTTGAGCTGCGGGAGCACCAGAGCGGTGGCCTTGGCGGCGCCCGTCGTGGTCGGGATGATGTTCTCCGCCGCGGCGCGGGCGCGACGCAGGTCGGAGTGCGGGAAGTCCAGGATGCGCTGGTCGTTCGTGTACGCGTGAACCGTCGTCATGAGGCCCTTGACGATGCCGAAGTTCTCATCGAGAACCTTGGCCATCGGCGCGACACAGTTGGTGGTGCAGGACGCGTTGGAGATGACGTGGTGGCTGGCCGCGTCGTACTTGTCCTCGTTGACACCCATCACGATCGTGATGTCCTCGTTCTTGGCCGGGGCCGAGATGAGGACCTTCTTGGCGCCACCCGCGATGTGCTTCTCGGCGTCGGCCTTCTTGGTGAAGATGCCGGTCGACTCGATGACGATGTCGACGCCCAGCTCACCCCAGGGGATGTCGGCCGGGTTGCGCTCGGAGAGCACCTTGATGGTGTGCCCGTCGACGGTGATGCTGTCGGCGGTGTGACTGACCTCGGCCTTGAGACGGCCCAGGATCGTGTCGTACTTCAGAAGGTGTGCCGTGGTCGCGGTGTCACCCAGGTCGTTGACAGCCACGATCTCGATGTCCGCACCCTGCTCCAGCAGCGCGCGGAAGTAGTTACGACCGATGCGGCCAAAGCCGTTGATGCCTACGCGGATCGTCACGAACCGATCTCCTCGTTAGGTACGCGGGGTTGCCCCCGGCGAGTTGTATGAGATGTCCCCGACCGCCTCCGACCCTACCTCTCCGATGGCCTCGGAGTGACATCGAGCAGGGCCGTACGAAGCGCCGAGGCCCGTACTCCGCGGTAGGAGTACGGGCCTCCGGATGCCCGGCCGTACACGCAGTGGCGATTACGGAGAGTCAACACCCTCGGGAAGGCCATGCGTTCTGGATTCGGCCGATTTCATGGCCTTTCACAGGTCACCCCACCAGGCCGTCTGCGAGCTCCTCGCTGAGGGTGGATTCCGTACCCGGAATGCCCAGGTCCTGGGCCCGCTTGTCGGCCATCGCCAGCAGCCGGCGGATCCGGCCGGCGACCGCGTCCTTGGTCAGCGGCGGTTCGGCAAGCGCGCCCAGCTCCTCCAGGGATGCCTGCTTGTGCTCCATGCGCAGCCGCCCGGCGGCCGCGAGGTGCTCGGGCACCTCCTCGCCCAGGATCTCCAGCGCACGCCCCACCCGGGCGCCCGCGGCGACCGCGGCCCGCGCGGAACGGCGCAGATTGGCGTCGTCGAAGTTGGCGAGCCGGTTGGCGGTGGCGCGGACCTCGCGCCGCATCCGCCGCTCCTCCCAGGCCAGCACCGACTCGTGGGCGCCGAGCCGGGTGAGCAGGGCGCCGATCGCGTCGCCGTCACGGACGACGACCCGGTCCACGCCGCGCACCTCGCGGGCCTTCGCCGCGATGGACAGCCTGCGGGCCGCGCCGACCAGCGCGAGCGCCGCCTCCGGGCCCGGGCAGGTCACCTCCAGCGAGGAGGAGCGGCCCGGCTCGGTGAGCGAGCCATGGGCCAGGAAGGCTCCGCGCCAGGCGGCCTCGGCATCGCAGGTGGCCCCCGAGACCACTTGCGGGGGCAGGCCGCGGATCGGCCGGCCACGGCCGTCCACCAGTCCGGTCTGGCGGGCCAGCTGGTCGCCGCCCGCCACCACCCGTACGACATAGCGGGAGCCGCGCCGCAGCCCGCCGGGAGCCATCACGATCAGCTCCGAGCTGTGCCCGAAGATCTCCAGGATGTCCCGCTTCAGCCGGCGCGCCGCCATCGCGGTGTCCAGCTCCGCCTCGATCACAATCCGGCCGCTCACCAGGTGCAGCCCACCTGCGAACCGAAGAATCGCCGAGACTTCTGCCTTCCTGCAGCAGGTCCGGGTCACGGGAAGCCGAGAGATTTCGTCCTTCACCGCGGGCGTCATCGCCATGGGCCGATCCTTCCATGCATCCGAAAAATACGGTCGTACGCGGCGGCCAACAGCTCCGGGTCATGAATCGGAACGCCGTCGGGTGAGGCCACCGGCGCCAGCTCGACCGCGGCACCGAGCCGCTCGGCGGCGTCGGCGAGGGACTCACGATCGGGCACGGCGGCTTCGTCGGCCAGCACCACGTCCATGGCGAGTTTAGGGGCGTGTCGTCCCAAAACCTCCAAATGACGCTGCGGGGAGAAGCCATCAGTTTCACCGGGTTGCGGTGCGAGGTTGAGCGAGAGGACCTTGCGGGCCTTGGTCTCGACGAGCGCGTCGAGCAGTTCCGGTACGAGCAGGTGCGGGATCACGGAGGAGAACCAGGACCCCGGGCCGAGCACCACCCAGTCGGCGTCCAGGACGGCGGCGACGGCCTCGGGGACGGCCGGCGGGTCGTGCGGGACGACGTGGACGGACTGCACCTCGCCCGGGGTGAGCGCCACGGTGGCCTGGCCACGGACCGTATCCACGTCGTCGGGGCGGGCCGGGTCGTGTCCCCGTACGAGCGCCTGGAGCTCCAGTGGCACGGCGGACATGGGCAGCACCCGGCCGTGCGCCCCGAGGAGCTTGCCGACCAGGTCCAGGGCCTGGACGTGGTCGCCGAGCTGCTCCCACAGGGCGACGATCAGCAGGTTGCCGACCGCGTGCTCGTGCAGGTCGCCCTTGGACTGGAAGCGGTGCTGGATGACCTGGGCCCAGGTCTGGCCCCAGTCGTCGTCACCGCACAGGGCGGCGAGCGCCTTGCGGAGGTCGCCGGGCGGCAGGACGCCGAGCTCCTCTCGGAGCCGGCCGCTGGAGCCGCCGTCGTCGGCGACCGTGACCACGGCCGTGAGGTCGCCGGTGATCCGGCGGAGCGCCGCGAGCGACGCGGACAGGCCCATGCCACCGCCGAGGGCGACGACTTTGGGCTGCGCCCCGCGCTTGCGGGCGGACAGTGCAGAGGTGGCTCTGCGCAGCCTCCGCAGGCGCAGATTACGACTGGTCACTCGCGCCCCATGTCCCGGTGGACGAGTACGGTCTCGATGCCTTCGGTCGCGAGCCGGGCCGCGAGCTTCTCGGACATGGCGACCGAGCGGTGCTTGCCGCCCGTGCAGCCGACGGCGATCGTCACGTAGCGCTTGCCCTCGCGGCGGTACCCGGCGGCGATGAGCTGGAGCAGTTCCGTGTACTGGTTGAGGAATTCCTTGGCGCCGGGTTGGTCGAAGACGTAGTCGGAGACCTCGGCGTTGAGCCCGGTGAACGGGCGCAGCTCGGGGACCCAG
This region includes:
- the tpiA gene encoding triose-phosphate isomerase; this translates as MTIRTPLMAGNWKMNLNHLEAIAHTQKLGFALTDKDYDAVEVAVLPPFTDLRSVQTLIEGDKLKIKYGAQDISAHDSGAYTGEISGPMLAKLKCTYVAVGHSERRQYHGETDELCNAKVKAAFKHGLTPILCVGEELEVREAGNHVAHTLAQVDGGLKDVPAELAESIVIAYEPVWAIGTGKVCGADDAQEVCGAIRSRLAELYSQDLADAVRIQYGGSVKSGNVAEIMSKPDVDGALIGGAALDADEFVKIVRFRDQ
- a CDS encoding phosphoglycerate kinase encodes the protein MKTIDELLAEGVTGKRVFVRADLNVPLSGTTITDDGRIRAVRPTVEKLAAAGARIIVASHLGRPKGAPDPAFSLAPAAARLGELIGADVAFATDTVGESARATVAALTDGKVAVIENLRFNPGETSKDDAERGAFADRLAELADVYVGDGFGAVHRKHASVFDLPARLPHAAGDLIATEVGVLKKLTESVERPYAVVLGGSKVSDKLGVIDHLLERADRILIGGGMAYTFLKAQGHEVGSSLLQEDQIPAVLEYLERAEAKGVEFVLPVDVVVSEQFPDLRTKAPTEHRTVPADAIPVGFMGLDNGPETNKLYASKLADAVTVFWNGPMGVFEHPDYAEGTRAVAQALVDSSGFSVVGGGDSAAAVRILGFDENAFGHISTGGGASLEYLEGKTLPGLAALED
- the gap gene encoding type I glyceraldehyde-3-phosphate dehydrogenase — protein: MTIRVGINGFGRIGRNYFRALLEQGADIEIVAVNDLGDTATTAHLLKYDTILGRLKAEVSHTADSITVDGHTIKVLSERNPADIPWGELGVDIVIESTGIFTKKADAEKHIAGGAKKVLISAPAKNEDITIVMGVNEDKYDAASHHVISNASCTTNCVAPMAKVLDENFGIVKGLMTTVHAYTNDQRILDFPHSDLRRARAAAENIIPTTTGAAKATALVLPQLKGKLDGMAMRVPVPTGSVTDLVITLEREVTRDEVNAAFQKAAEEGPLKGKLAYTQDPIVSSDIVSDPASCTFDSLLTMAEGTQVKVIGWYDNEWGYSNRLVDLTVFVGSQL
- the whiA gene encoding DNA-binding protein WhiA, with translation MAMTPAVKDEISRLPVTRTCCRKAEVSAILRFAGGLHLVSGRIVIEAELDTAMAARRLKRDILEIFGHSSELIVMAPGGLRRGSRYVVRVVAGGDQLARQTGLVDGRGRPIRGLPPQVVSGATCDAEAAWRGAFLAHGSLTEPGRSSSLEVTCPGPEAALALVGAARRLSIAAKAREVRGVDRVVVRDGDAIGALLTRLGAHESVLAWEERRMRREVRATANRLANFDDANLRRSARAAVAAGARVGRALEILGEEVPEHLAAAGRLRMEHKQASLEELGALAEPPLTKDAVAGRIRRLLAMADKRAQDLGIPGTESTLSEELADGLVG
- a CDS encoding gluconeogenesis factor YvcK family protein, with translation MTSRNLRLRRLRRATSALSARKRGAQPKVVALGGGMGLSASLAALRRITGDLTAVVTVADDGGSSGRLREELGVLPPGDLRKALAALCGDDDWGQTWAQVIQHRFQSKGDLHEHAVGNLLIVALWEQLGDHVQALDLVGKLLGAHGRVLPMSAVPLELQALVRGHDPARPDDVDTVRGQATVALTPGEVQSVHVVPHDPPAVPEAVAAVLDADWVVLGPGSWFSSVIPHLLVPELLDALVETKARKVLSLNLAPQPGETDGFSPQRHLEVLGRHAPKLAMDVVLADEAAVPDRESLADAAERLGAAVELAPVASPDGVPIHDPELLAAAYDRIFRMHGRIGPWR